TCAAGAGAAGGAAAATGATATTTATCGCGAGAGGGTGTATCGTGAATTCATCACAAACTCTTTTTGGCTATTTCAGACATGTTCACATTATAAGGTGGCGAAAATACTTTGACAAGTGAAGCATCAATTAAACACAAAATACTTTGACAAGTGAATATAATTCGATATATTAAGATGGCCTGCTCAGTGCTCGAAATTAAGCCGGCAGGAAAATACGGTGAAATGTTGGTAGGTACATTATGCTAACCAAACATATCAAAATATCACAACAACAAATAGAGGACCATGGGATAAGCTTTGGACACACTACTATATTGAGTTATCCCAAGTTTCTTCTAATTCAAATGGTACACTTCACTTGTATTCAAGGATCATGTTGTTCTCAGGTGCCAATCCAACACAAGCTCTCAGAATGTTTTCCAGCATAGATCTCTGCTTTGATAATGCATTCACTACTGGTGTACCTGGTGGAACCTgcaatttcaaaaaattaattatattttacacCTCAACCTTGTAGAAAATTATACATAAAGTGCAAACATTTCTCAGATTAGGTGTGTCCTAGTGTCGGACAccaacacttataattacactaaattatgttattttctcaatCAGCTAGATTAGACTTACAAGAGGAGCCTTAGTGAGGTAACTGAGGATGGTTGCAACAGGGTGGAATGTGTGGAACTTGTCCTGTAAATGAAAACAAGTAAACAATACATTTagcttaaattttttaacaaatcaatAAACATGGTAGTTTAAGCAAAAAATTAATACTCACCTCATGTTCAGATTTGAACTGGATTCTAGTGCTAAGCTCAGCAAGAAGGACCAAGTCCAAGATAATTGGAGCAGccaaaagagaatcttcacatgTGTTATGCATCACAATAGTGTTCTTTCCACCCATAAATATCTCAGAAGTGTACTCATCCATTGCTCTCTTGCTGTCTCCCACATAAGGCACATACtgcaaaattagaaaaaaccaaTTAATTAGTACTAATGAGTAATGAACCAAGAAAGACATAATAAAAGTTACCTTAATAACACCAACAAAAAGAAAGTCATAGTAAAATTTACCTTAATGACAACAACATGGTCTGGATGTTCACCAGGTCCATAGAGGATTGCATTGCTGTTAACCATATCATCAACGACGTTGCTCTTCGAGATTTCCTTGGAGCGGAAGGTTTGCGGTGCAGAGAGATTCATTCCATCATTGTTTCCCAAATGGTTGTAACTCACTATTGATGTTGGCTATAATTTCATCATTCAACAACATAATTCAAATATCAATTCAATTTACTTCTTTTGTGCCAACATAATAGTACATGTCTTAATTAAACTTTGATCAtattaccaaaacaaaaaaaattaacaattgaatactaaaaatgaataaagtaACTTACTTTGATACCAGCTCCCACAAGGAAATCAACTAGCACAGACTTCATTTTTGTCTGACCACTCTTGAAGTCATCTCCGCCGATCAAACTGTTCCTTTTGATAGCCAAATCAATCAACCCTGATGAATCAATACAagcaaaattcaatttttgttttaaatttgtaaCACTTACTAGCTTTTTATATCTATCTAAGTGTATCTTTGGTATCACGGTGGTTATGTTAGAATCACTGTGATCTACGGTGATTTTCCAAAAGCTACACTCTATGGCTTCTGCAAAATCGTGGTGAatcaccgtgattctgacatatTCACCGTAAGCAATCCTGACAAATTCAACTTCTAAGGTGAGTATTatcactttttaatttttataaactctTTTCGGGTCATTTTTTAATGTGCGACATGAGTTTTTACACTGGCGAGTCGCTAGTCACaacatgtttaattaatttgCATAAATGAAACAATAAAATTGTGATAAAAGTAATTAATGGAAAATTAGGAAAATAACCTGGGACAAAGGTGTTTTGAGGGCTTCCATTGATGAAAGGAACATTTTCAAGAACACAAGCCAAAGCAAATAGGGTTGAAGGAGAAATCTCAGATTCATTCTTGTCCACAGAAGCCAAGAGATTCTCCATAGTGTCATTTAGTCCCACA
This portion of the Trifolium pratense cultivar HEN17-A07 linkage group LG3, ARS_RC_1.1, whole genome shotgun sequence genome encodes:
- the LOC123916444 gene encoding inositol-3-phosphate synthase-like, with the protein product MFIENFKVESPNVKYTETEIESVYSYETTELVHQKNTNDTYEWVVKPKTVKYEFKTQTNLPKLGVMLVGWGGNNGSSLTGGVIANREGISWATKDNIQQANYFGSLTQASAIRVGSFQGEEIYAPFKSLLPMVNPEDIVWGGWDISDMNLADAMGRAKVFDIDLQKQLRPYMESMVPLPGIYDPDFIAANQGARANNIIKGTKKEQLQQVIKDIKEFKEANKVDKVVVLWTANTERYSNIVVGLNDTMENLLASVDKNESEISPSTLFALACVLENVPFINGSPQNTFVPGLIDLAIKRNSLIGGDDFKSGQTKMKSVLVDFLVGAGIKPTSIVSYNHLGNNDGMNLSAPQTFRSKEISKSNVVDDMVNSNAILYGPGEHPDHVVVIKYVPYVGDSKRAMDEYTSEIFMGGKNTIVMHNTCEDSLLAAPIILDLVLLAELSTRIQFKSEHEDKFHTFHPVATILSYLTKAPLVPPGTPVVNALSKQRSMLENILRACVGLAPENNMILEYK